In Lodderomyces elongisporus chromosome 1, complete sequence, a genomic segment contains:
- the ARP6 gene encoding Actin- protein 6 (BUSCO:EOG0926229Z), whose translation MSKQHLIIDNGSYNIKAGFDQGEDSAPQKIYNAITRTKDGLVHIGNDFRMHSNNYSGIQIKRPFEQGHLTSWETEKPIWDYTMDQISPKHEIDPSNIHLTLTELPFQLPQLSSNTDQIVFEEYGFKEYYRCTSASLVPFSVDTTVVDPDFTLVVDAGFNATWIQPMLFQKVYWEGVRKLPVGGNLLNGLLREMISYRHYDISDDPILINTIKESTCFIAKDYNDNLKKKLQNGCQFVLPDFKTTTTGYVVGEGTPKPSEDSQVLTLQDERFTIPETFYHPEIMFDLHGTTASTSVLQNAPIKTLTDLIVSSIMSCPEITRPLLSANICLVGGTTNLPNFKTRLQSELTKELPSTWTVAVHENQNSIPQDEMSWYGGVNLVNEDVIKNISVSKKEYFEHGSNWCQKQFGFKNLS comes from the coding sequence ATGAGTAAACAGCACCTTATCATTGATAATGGGTCATATAACATAAAAGCCGGTTTTGACCAAGGCGAGGACTCGGCTCCACAAAAGATCTATAATGCTATAACTAGAACCAAGGATGGACTTGTACATATAGGTAATGATTTCAGGATGCATTCAAACAACTATTCTGGGATTCAAATCAAACGCCCGTTTGAACAAGGGCATCTAACTTCATGGGAGACGGAGAAACCAATATGGGACTATACAATGGATCAGATCCTGCCGAAACACGAAATTGACCCATCAAACATACATCTCACACTAACAGAGTTACCGTTCCAGCTACCACAATTATCTTCCAACACAGACCAGATTGTGTTTGAAGAGTATGGGTTTAAGGAGTACTACAGATGTACTTCTGCATCGCTTGTACCCTTTAGTGTTGACACAACTGTAGTCGATCCGGATTTTACTTTAGTAGTTGATGCTGGCTTCAATGCAACTTGGATCCAGCCAATGCTATTCCAAAAAGTATACTGGGAAGGTGTTAGAAAATTACCTGTGGGTGGCAACTTGCTCAATGGATTGCTTAGAGAAATGATATCGTATAGACATTATGACATCTCAGACGATCCAATTCTTATAAACACAATCAAGGAATCAACATGTTTTATTGCCAAAGACTACAATGATaacttgaagaaaaaattacaaaacgGTTGTCAATTTGTTCTTCCAGACTTcaaaaccaccaccactggttatgttgttggtgaagGTACCCCCAAGCCGAGTGAAGATTCACAAGTATTGACACTACAGGACGAGAGATTCACAATCCCAGAAACATTTTACCACCCCGAAATCATGTTTGATCTCCATGGCACTACTGCATCAACCAGTGTTCTACAAAATGCACCTATCAAGACATTGACGGACCTTATTGTCTCCAGTATCATGTCGTGCCCTGAAATCACAAGACCATTGTTACTGGCTAATATCTGCCTTGTTGGTGGCACAACAAATCTCccaaatttcaaaacaagATTGCAGTCGGAGTTAACTAAAGAACTACCCCTGACATGGACTGTTGCAGTCCatgaaaatcaaaacagtATTCCACAAGACGAAATGAGTTGGTATGGCGGAGTTAACTTGGTAAACGAGGACGTTATCAAGAACATCAGTGTTTCGAAAAAGGAGTACTTTGAACACGGTAGTAACTGGTGCCAGAAACAATTTGGATTCAAAAATTTGTCATaa